A genomic segment from Amycolatopsis camponoti encodes:
- a CDS encoding 6-phosphofructokinase, which yields MRVGVLTGGGDCPGLNAVIRAVVRKGIEVHGWDLVGFRNGWNGPLTGDSRPLGLNDVEDILTRGGTILRSSRTNPYKVEGGVEKIKQVLADQGVDALVAIGGEDTLGVAKRLTDDGVGVVGVPKTIDNDLGATDYTFGFDTAVSIATEAIDRLHTTAESHHRALVVEVMGRHAGWIALHSGLAGGASVILVPERHFNVDQVVSYVESRFEKEFAPIIVVAEGALPEGGEERLLTGEKDAFGHVRLGGIGTWLADEIAHRTGKESRAVVLGHVQRGGTPTAYDRVLATRFGLHAVDAVADGDFGVMVALKGTDIVRVKLSEATAELKTVPAERYQEAEVFFG from the coding sequence ATGCGTGTCGGTGTGCTGACCGGCGGCGGCGACTGCCCGGGGCTCAACGCGGTCATCCGCGCGGTGGTGCGTAAGGGCATCGAGGTCCACGGCTGGGACCTCGTCGGCTTCCGCAACGGCTGGAACGGCCCGCTGACCGGGGACAGCCGGCCGCTCGGCCTCAACGACGTCGAAGACATCCTCACCCGCGGCGGCACCATCCTGCGGTCCTCGCGCACCAACCCGTACAAGGTCGAGGGTGGCGTCGAGAAGATCAAGCAGGTCCTGGCCGACCAGGGCGTCGACGCGCTGGTCGCGATCGGCGGCGAGGACACCCTCGGCGTCGCGAAGCGGCTCACCGACGACGGCGTCGGCGTCGTGGGCGTGCCCAAGACGATCGACAACGACCTGGGCGCCACCGACTACACCTTCGGCTTCGACACCGCGGTCTCCATCGCGACCGAGGCGATCGACCGGCTGCACACCACCGCCGAGTCGCACCACCGCGCGCTGGTCGTCGAGGTCATGGGCCGCCACGCCGGCTGGATCGCGCTGCACTCCGGCCTCGCCGGCGGCGCGAGCGTGATCCTGGTGCCGGAGCGGCACTTCAACGTCGACCAGGTCGTTTCGTACGTCGAGAGCCGCTTCGAGAAGGAGTTCGCGCCGATCATCGTCGTCGCCGAGGGCGCGCTGCCCGAGGGCGGCGAGGAGCGGCTGCTCACCGGTGAGAAGGACGCCTTCGGGCACGTCCGCCTCGGCGGTATCGGCACCTGGCTGGCCGACGAGATCGCCCACCGCACCGGCAAGGAGTCCCGCGCTGTGGTCCTGGGCCACGTCCAGCGCGGCGGCACCCCGACGGCGTACGACCGCGTCCTCGCGACGCGCTTCGGCCTGCACGCGGTCGACGCCGTGGCCGACGGCGACTTCGGCGTGATGGTGGCGCTGAAGGGCACGGACATCGTCCGCGTCAAGCTGTCCGAGGCGACGGCCGAGCTGAAGACCGTCCCGGCCGAGCGCTACCAGGAAGCCGAAGTCTTCTTCGGCTGA
- a CDS encoding aromatic amino acid ammonia-lyase: protein MIRVDGRTLRCADVVTAARTGGPLGIDVSIAALRGAENAWKLAEDLSTRRRVYGRTTGVGANKDDTVESSREHGLRLLRSHAGGSGDPMPPGQVRAMMLIRLNQLLAGRSGISPELIGALADAVRAGALPLVHRLGAIGTGDLAPLAETALALTGERAWVEGHVPPVPVHAGDALAFMSSNAATLAEATLATMRLDALTRASHAVAALTYVALDGNPEAYATPVHEARPHAGQVACAAEMRRLLGMHQTPKPGRRIQDPFGLRAFPQVQGPALDAIHYLRDVLAVEINASTENPMISTVHGDAYHHAHFHTAYVSTALDQARATVHQVAELSVARLGDLVEPEFTGLRPFLAAGPAGSSGVMILEYVAHDALTELRQAALPATLGTAVVSRGLEDHASFSTQAARAATAACAAYQQVLGCELVAAVRALRMRDADLVDLPVRDAFEAASAVLDASVDDRPLTDDIAAAAGVLDALARI, encoded by the coding sequence GTGATCCGGGTCGACGGCCGGACCCTGCGGTGCGCGGACGTGGTGACCGCGGCGCGCACCGGGGGCCCGCTGGGTATCGACGTCTCGATCGCCGCGCTGCGCGGCGCCGAGAACGCGTGGAAGCTCGCCGAGGACCTCAGCACCCGGCGGCGGGTCTACGGCCGGACGACCGGCGTCGGGGCCAACAAGGACGACACCGTCGAAAGCTCGCGGGAGCACGGCCTCCGCCTGCTGCGCAGCCACGCGGGCGGCAGCGGCGACCCGATGCCGCCCGGCCAGGTCCGCGCGATGATGCTGATCCGGCTCAACCAGCTGCTGGCCGGCCGGTCGGGGATCAGCCCCGAGCTGATCGGCGCGCTGGCCGACGCGGTCCGCGCCGGCGCGCTGCCGCTGGTGCACCGGCTGGGCGCGATCGGCACCGGCGACCTCGCGCCGCTGGCCGAGACGGCGCTCGCGCTCACCGGCGAACGCGCGTGGGTCGAGGGGCACGTGCCGCCGGTGCCGGTGCACGCCGGCGACGCGCTGGCGTTCATGAGCAGCAACGCCGCGACGCTCGCCGAAGCGACCCTCGCGACCATGCGGCTCGACGCGCTGACCCGGGCGAGCCACGCCGTCGCGGCGCTGACCTACGTCGCGCTCGACGGCAACCCGGAGGCGTACGCGACGCCGGTGCACGAAGCGCGGCCGCACGCGGGGCAGGTCGCGTGCGCGGCGGAGATGCGGCGCCTGCTCGGCATGCACCAGACGCCGAAGCCGGGCCGGCGGATCCAGGATCCCTTCGGACTGCGGGCTTTTCCGCAGGTCCAGGGCCCCGCGCTCGACGCGATCCACTACCTGCGCGACGTCCTCGCCGTGGAGATCAACGCCAGCACCGAGAACCCGATGATCTCGACGGTCCACGGCGACGCCTACCACCACGCCCACTTCCACACGGCGTACGTGTCGACGGCGCTCGACCAGGCCCGGGCGACCGTGCACCAGGTGGCGGAGCTGTCGGTGGCCCGGCTCGGCGACCTGGTCGAGCCGGAGTTCACCGGGCTGCGGCCGTTCCTCGCGGCGGGCCCGGCGGGCAGCTCCGGCGTGATGATCCTGGAGTACGTCGCCCACGACGCGCTCACCGAGCTGCGGCAGGCGGCCCTGCCGGCGACGCTCGGCACGGCGGTCGTCTCCCGCGGCCTCGAGGACCACGCGAGCTTCTCGACGCAGGCAGCCCGCGCGGCGACGGCGGCGTGCGCGGCCTACCAGCAGGTGCTGGGCTGCGAGCTGGTCGCGGCGGTCCGCGCGCTGCGGATGCGGGACGCCGACCTGGTCGATCTCCCGGTCCGGGACGCGTTCGAAGCGGCGTCGGCGGTCCTCGACGCGAGTGTCGACGACCGGCCGCTCACCGACGACATCGCCGCCGCGGCCGGCGTCCTGGACGCCCTCGCCCGGATCTGA
- a CDS encoding group II truncated hemoglobin codes for MIVPETPPTPTLYDWAGGHEALVKLLEIFYGHVLEDPLLEPVFRGMDPDHPKHVAVWLGEVFGGPAAYSGNHGGHAHMVGRHLGRGITEEQRRRWVNLLLDAADEAGLPADPEFRAAFAGYLEWGSRLAVLFSAPGAEPNPHEPVPHWDWPMPPWQPPAS; via the coding sequence GTGATCGTGCCAGAAACCCCGCCGACGCCGACCCTCTACGACTGGGCCGGCGGCCACGAAGCCCTCGTGAAGCTGCTCGAGATCTTCTACGGCCACGTCCTGGAAGACCCGCTGCTCGAACCCGTCTTCCGCGGCATGGACCCCGACCACCCGAAGCACGTCGCGGTCTGGCTCGGCGAGGTCTTCGGCGGCCCGGCCGCCTACTCCGGGAACCACGGCGGCCACGCCCACATGGTCGGCCGCCACCTCGGCCGTGGCATCACCGAAGAGCAGCGCCGCCGATGGGTGAACCTGCTGCTCGACGCCGCCGACGAGGCCGGCCTGCCCGCCGACCCCGAGTTCCGCGCCGCCTTCGCGGGCTACCTCGAGTGGGGCAGCCGCCTGGCCGTCCTCTTCTCCGCCCCCGGCGCCGAGCCGAACCCGCACGAACCGGTGCCGCACTGGGACTGGCCGATGCCGCCCTGGCAGCCACCCGCGTCCTAG
- a CDS encoding winged helix-turn-helix transcriptional regulator, translated as MKRYHCAVELAVDLIGGKWKPVILAHLKEGAHRYGELRRRMPGVSEKMLTQQLRELAADGIVRRVEFDGRVPHVEYHLTEVGEELRPALTALYEWGERRAAAAGITFEAQA; from the coding sequence ATGAAGCGGTACCACTGCGCGGTGGAGCTGGCGGTCGACCTGATCGGCGGCAAGTGGAAGCCGGTGATCCTCGCGCACCTGAAGGAGGGCGCGCACCGCTACGGCGAACTGCGGCGCCGGATGCCGGGGGTGAGCGAGAAGATGCTGACCCAGCAGCTGCGCGAGCTGGCGGCGGACGGGATCGTCCGCCGGGTCGAGTTCGACGGCCGGGTGCCGCACGTCGAGTACCACCTGACGGAGGTGGGGGAGGAGCTCCGCCCGGCGCTGACGGCGCTGTACGAGTGGGGTGAGCGCCGCGCGGCGGCCGCGGGCATCACGTTCGAGGCCCAGGCGTAA
- a CDS encoding ArsR/SmtB family transcription factor gives MQTFEVLAEPRRRTILDLLRDGERSVGELVDELELSQPAVSKHLRVLREAGLVTVRVAAQRRCYALRPQPLAEVDAWLAPYRRFWSDRLDALERRLDETDPR, from the coding sequence ATGCAGACGTTCGAGGTGCTGGCCGAGCCCCGCCGCCGCACGATCCTGGACCTGCTGCGCGACGGCGAGCGGTCGGTGGGCGAGCTGGTCGACGAGCTGGAGCTGAGCCAGCCCGCGGTGTCCAAGCACCTGCGGGTGCTGCGGGAGGCCGGCCTCGTGACGGTCCGGGTGGCGGCCCAGCGAAGGTGCTACGCGCTGCGGCCGCAGCCGCTGGCCGAAGTGGACGCCTGGCTGGCGCCGTACCGCCGGTTCTGGTCGGACCGCCTGGACGCGCTGGAACGCCGCCTGGACGAAACCGACCCGCGCTGA
- a CDS encoding glycoside hydrolase family 18 protein encodes MSRFRRKSFSALLTVAAAAGLVAGVATAPVATADAETTQASVGKVVGYFTEWGVYDRNYHVKNIETSGSASKLTHINYAFGNVTNGGCAIGDAYADYQKTYDAAGSVDGVADTWDQPVAGSFNQLKKLKAKHPGLKVIWSFGGWTWSGGFGQAAQNPAAFADSCYNLVNDPRWAGVFDGIDIDWEYPNACGLSCDSSGAAAYKNLMGALRAKFGSQLVTSAITADGTDGGKIDAADYAGAAQYVDWYNVMTYDYFGAFAAQGPTAPHSPLTSYDGIPTAGFYSDAAIQKLKGKGVPAGKLLLGIGFYGRGWTGVTQDAPGGTATGAAPAKYEPGIEDYKVLKTSCPSTGTVAGTAYARCGNDWWSYDTPSTIGGKVDYAKQQGLGGAMFWELSGDTTDGELIGAVAK; translated from the coding sequence ATGTCCCGTTTCCGCAGGAAGAGCTTCTCGGCGCTGCTGACCGTGGCCGCCGCCGCGGGCCTGGTCGCGGGGGTCGCGACCGCCCCGGTGGCCACCGCTGACGCCGAAACCACCCAGGCTTCCGTCGGCAAGGTCGTCGGCTACTTCACCGAGTGGGGGGTCTACGACCGCAACTACCACGTCAAGAACATCGAGACGTCGGGTTCGGCCAGCAAGCTGACCCACATCAACTACGCGTTCGGCAACGTGACGAACGGTGGCTGCGCGATCGGTGACGCCTACGCCGACTACCAGAAGACCTACGACGCCGCGGGCAGCGTCGACGGCGTCGCCGACACCTGGGACCAGCCCGTCGCCGGCAGCTTCAACCAGCTCAAGAAGCTCAAGGCCAAGCACCCCGGCCTGAAGGTCATCTGGTCGTTCGGCGGCTGGACCTGGTCGGGTGGCTTCGGGCAGGCCGCGCAGAACCCCGCGGCGTTCGCGGACTCCTGCTACAACCTCGTCAACGACCCGCGCTGGGCCGGGGTCTTCGACGGCATCGACATCGACTGGGAGTACCCCAACGCCTGCGGCCTGAGCTGCGACAGCAGCGGTGCGGCGGCGTACAAGAACCTGATGGGCGCCCTGCGCGCCAAGTTCGGTTCGCAGCTCGTCACCTCGGCGATCACCGCGGACGGCACCGACGGCGGCAAGATCGACGCGGCCGACTACGCGGGCGCCGCGCAGTACGTCGACTGGTACAACGTGATGACCTACGACTACTTCGGCGCGTTCGCCGCGCAGGGCCCGACCGCCCCGCACTCGCCGCTCACGAGCTACGACGGCATCCCGACGGCCGGCTTCTACTCCGACGCCGCCATCCAGAAGCTCAAGGGCAAGGGCGTCCCGGCGGGCAAGCTGTTGCTGGGCATCGGTTTCTACGGCCGCGGCTGGACCGGCGTCACCCAGGACGCCCCGGGCGGCACCGCGACCGGTGCGGCGCCGGCCAAGTACGAGCCGGGCATCGAGGACTACAAGGTGCTCAAGACGTCGTGCCCGTCGACCGGGACCGTCGCCGGCACCGCGTACGCCAGGTGCGGCAACGACTGGTGGAGCTACGACACCCCGTCGACCATCGGCGGCAAGGTGGACTACGCCAAGCAGCAGGGGCTCGGCGGCGCGATGTTCTGGGAACTCTCGGGTGACACCACCGACGGCGAGCTGATCGGCGCCGTCGCGAAGTAA
- a CDS encoding iron chaperone: MTHEEYFAALAEPRRGELRALHALIRESAPDLAPTMEFGLPGYGRYHYRYASGREGDAATVSLAGRKNHISLYVSCLAGDRYLPELFADRLTGASVGKSCVRFKHLSDVDIGVLGELLRAAAETPPAGAV; this comes from the coding sequence ATGACGCACGAGGAGTACTTCGCGGCACTCGCCGAACCTCGGCGGGGCGAGCTGCGGGCGTTGCACGCGTTGATTCGCGAGTCGGCGCCGGACCTGGCGCCGACGATGGAGTTCGGCCTGCCCGGCTACGGCCGCTACCACTACCGGTACGCGTCGGGCCGGGAAGGCGATGCGGCGACCGTGTCGCTGGCCGGCCGCAAGAACCACATCTCGCTGTACGTCTCGTGCCTGGCCGGCGACCGGTACCTGCCGGAGCTGTTCGCCGACCGGCTCACCGGGGCGTCGGTCGGGAAGAGCTGCGTCCGGTTCAAGCACCTGTCCGATGTGGACATCGGCGTGCTCGGGGAGCTGCTGCGGGCCGCGGCGGAGACGCCACCCGCCGGGGCGGTGTGA
- a CDS encoding DUF2461 domain-containing protein yields the protein MTFSGFGEYAVDFYDGLVEDNSKPYWDDHVETYKSDVRAPMEALLAELAPEFSDGFGDPKVFRPYRDVRFAKDKTPYKTHCGGVIEQGRGGGAYYVEVGPAGLRAGGGCFYLASDQIARFRQAVDTELHGEALGKILQKLEKTGWEIRGDRLKSKPRGFDADHPRLDLLRYRSVYAVRVWEPDDVLHERGALERVRKAWRQLREFNEWARDRVGPSEQPRRQRS from the coding sequence GTGACGTTCAGCGGATTCGGCGAGTACGCCGTCGACTTCTACGACGGCCTCGTGGAAGACAACTCGAAGCCCTACTGGGACGACCACGTCGAGACCTACAAGTCCGACGTCCGGGCCCCGATGGAGGCGCTGCTCGCGGAACTGGCGCCGGAGTTCTCCGACGGCTTCGGCGACCCCAAGGTGTTCCGCCCCTACCGCGACGTCCGGTTCGCCAAGGACAAGACGCCGTACAAGACCCACTGCGGCGGCGTGATCGAGCAGGGCCGCGGCGGCGGCGCCTACTACGTCGAGGTCGGGCCGGCCGGCCTGCGCGCCGGCGGCGGCTGCTTCTACCTGGCCTCCGACCAGATCGCCCGGTTCCGCCAGGCCGTCGACACCGAGCTGCACGGCGAAGCTCTCGGGAAGATCCTGCAGAAGCTCGAGAAGACCGGCTGGGAGATCCGCGGCGACCGGCTCAAGTCGAAGCCCCGCGGGTTCGACGCCGACCACCCGCGGCTCGACCTGCTGCGCTACCGCTCGGTGTACGCGGTCCGGGTCTGGGAGCCGGACGACGTCCTGCACGAGCGGGGTGCCCTCGAACGGGTGCGGAAGGCCTGGCGGCAGCTGCGCGAGTTCAACGAGTGGGCCCGTGACCGGGTCGGACCCAGCGAGCAGCCGCGCCGTCAGCGTTCCTGA
- the pyk gene encoding pyruvate kinase, with amino-acid sequence MSRRAKIVCTLGPATATPEKMRALVDAGMDVARMNFSHGSHGDHKEVYDLIRAAAAESGRAVGILADLQGPKIRLGTFAGGPVEWHTGDIVRITVEDVAGTHDRVSTTYKGLAKDAKPGDRLLVDDGKVGLVVKEVDGQDVVCEVTEGGPVSNNKGVSLPGMDVSVPAMSEKDIEDLEFALELGVDFIALSFVRSPADIDLVHQVMDRVGKGRLPVVAKIEKPEAVYNLEAIVLAFDAVMVARGDLGVELPLEQVPLVQKRAIQICRENAKPVIVATQMLESMINNSRPTRAEASDVANAVLDGADALMLSGETSVGRYAIEVVQTMGRIIEAVETDSPIVPPLTHVPRTKRGVISYAARDIGERLNAKALVAFTQSGDTVRRLARLHTRLPLLAFTPEDCVRSQLSMTWGTTTQIVPRVDSTDQMIQQVDHAMLEMGKYQKGDLVVIVAGSPPGTVGSTNLIHVHRLGEDDHA; translated from the coding sequence GTGAGCCGACGCGCGAAGATCGTTTGTACCCTGGGTCCTGCCACTGCCACGCCGGAGAAGATGCGGGCCCTGGTGGATGCCGGCATGGACGTGGCCAGGATGAACTTCAGCCACGGCAGCCACGGCGACCACAAGGAGGTCTACGACCTCATCCGGGCCGCGGCTGCCGAGAGTGGCCGGGCGGTCGGCATCCTCGCCGACCTGCAGGGCCCGAAGATCCGCCTCGGCACGTTCGCCGGCGGCCCGGTCGAGTGGCACACCGGCGACATCGTCCGGATCACCGTCGAGGACGTCGCGGGCACCCACGACCGCGTCTCGACCACCTACAAGGGCCTGGCGAAGGACGCCAAGCCCGGTGACCGCCTGCTCGTCGACGACGGCAAGGTCGGCCTGGTGGTCAAGGAGGTCGACGGCCAGGACGTCGTGTGCGAGGTCACCGAGGGCGGCCCGGTCAGCAACAACAAGGGCGTCTCGCTGCCCGGCATGGACGTCTCCGTGCCGGCGATGTCCGAGAAGGACATCGAGGACCTCGAGTTCGCCCTCGAGCTGGGCGTGGACTTCATCGCCCTGTCCTTCGTCCGCTCGCCCGCCGACATCGACCTGGTCCACCAGGTGATGGACCGCGTCGGCAAGGGACGGCTCCCGGTCGTCGCCAAGATCGAGAAGCCCGAGGCCGTCTACAACCTCGAGGCCATCGTGCTGGCCTTCGACGCGGTGATGGTCGCCCGCGGCGACCTCGGCGTCGAGCTGCCGCTGGAGCAGGTCCCGCTGGTGCAGAAGCGCGCCATCCAGATCTGCCGCGAGAACGCGAAGCCGGTCATCGTCGCGACGCAGATGCTCGAGTCGATGATCAACAACTCCCGGCCGACCCGCGCCGAGGCCTCCGACGTCGCGAACGCCGTCCTCGACGGCGCCGACGCGCTGATGCTGTCCGGCGAGACCAGCGTCGGGCGGTACGCGATCGAGGTCGTCCAGACGATGGGCCGGATCATCGAGGCGGTCGAGACCGACTCGCCGATCGTGCCGCCGCTGACGCACGTCCCGCGCACCAAGCGCGGCGTGATCTCCTACGCCGCCCGCGACATCGGCGAGCGGCTCAACGCGAAGGCGCTGGTCGCCTTCACCCAGTCCGGTGACACCGTGCGCCGCCTGGCCCGGCTGCACACGCGGCTGCCGCTGCTGGCGTTCACGCCGGAGGACTGCGTGCGCAGCCAGCTGTCGATGACCTGGGGTACCACCACCCAGATCGTGCCGCGGGTGGACTCGACCGACCAGATGATCCAGCAGGTCGACCACGCGATGCTGGAGATGGGCAAGTACCAGAAGGGCGACCTGGTCGTCATCGTGGCCGGCTCCCCGCCGGGCACCGTCGGCTCGACGAACCTCATCCACGTGCACCGCCTCGGTGAAGACGACCACGCATAA
- a CDS encoding acyl-CoA thioesterase, with protein sequence MTEMARTAATELEIPGGGQPVLDRLIALLDLEKIEENIFRGVSPAHSPVRVFGGQVAGQALVAAGRTVPEERRVHSLHAYFIRGGDPSVPIIYEVDRIRDGRSFTTRRVIAIQHGKAIFSLSASFQKDEPGIEHAEEMPEGVPAPDTLPTLMERAEGYAIGAHSRPRPIDVRYVNEPPWVTRETGERPARNQVWMRADGKLPDQQLLHVCVLTYASDMTLLDSVLARHGVYWDTDKVLGASLDHALWFHRPFRADEWFLYDSASPTASGARGLATGRFFGADGTLIATVVQEGLLRVL encoded by the coding sequence ATGACTGAAATGGCCAGGACGGCCGCCACCGAGCTGGAGATCCCGGGTGGCGGCCAGCCGGTGCTGGACCGCCTGATCGCGCTGCTGGACCTCGAGAAGATCGAGGAGAACATCTTCCGCGGCGTCTCGCCCGCCCACTCGCCGGTACGGGTGTTCGGCGGGCAGGTCGCCGGCCAGGCGCTGGTCGCGGCCGGGCGCACGGTCCCCGAGGAGCGGCGGGTCCACTCGCTGCACGCGTACTTCATCCGCGGCGGCGACCCGAGCGTGCCGATCATCTACGAGGTCGACCGGATCCGGGACGGCCGGTCGTTCACCACCCGCCGCGTCATCGCGATCCAGCACGGCAAGGCGATCTTCTCGCTCTCGGCGTCGTTCCAGAAGGACGAGCCGGGCATCGAGCACGCGGAGGAGATGCCCGAGGGCGTCCCGGCCCCGGACACGCTGCCGACGCTGATGGAACGCGCCGAGGGCTACGCGATCGGCGCGCACAGCCGGCCGCGGCCGATCGACGTGCGGTACGTCAACGAACCGCCGTGGGTCACCCGCGAGACCGGTGAGCGGCCCGCGCGCAACCAGGTGTGGATGCGCGCCGACGGGAAGCTGCCCGACCAGCAGCTGCTGCACGTCTGCGTGCTGACCTACGCCTCGGACATGACCCTGCTGGACTCGGTGCTGGCGCGCCACGGCGTCTACTGGGACACCGACAAGGTGCTCGGTGCGAGCCTCGACCACGCGCTCTGGTTCCACCGGCCGTTCCGTGCCGACGAGTGGTTCCTCTACGACAGCGCGTCGCCGACCGCCTCCGGTGCGCGTGGCCTCGCCACGGGACGGTTCTTCGGTGCGGACGGCACGCTCATCGCGACGGTCGTCCAAGAAGGACTCCTGCGCGTCCTCTGA
- a CDS encoding helix-turn-helix domain-containing protein, with translation MARGQSPTVRRRRLAGELRRLREAADLTIDEVGEKLECSASKVSRIETGHVGVTPRDARDMLALYGITGDEQEALVQLAREARKRGWWHAYNEVFTGTFVGLEADASSLRAFQALLVPGLLQTERYARAVIRALRPDAEDAEIRRRVAARMARQELLSDTPPPEYWAVMDEAVLRRVVDGPEVMAEQLYRMLAIAEKPNVTIQVVPFGAGAHPGMEGPFLIMGFPEQADPDVVYVDDSTSSGLYLEEPTDVRRYGLMFDHLRAAALKPDDSVELIAEAAGRFAEQAAAPAPVHHLEPRTQ, from the coding sequence ATGGCAAGGGGACAGAGCCCCACGGTTCGCCGCCGGCGGCTCGCGGGTGAGCTCCGCCGGCTGCGCGAAGCCGCGGACCTGACGATCGACGAGGTGGGCGAGAAGCTCGAGTGCTCCGCGTCGAAGGTCAGCCGCATCGAGACCGGCCACGTCGGGGTCACCCCGCGTGACGCGCGGGACATGCTGGCCCTCTACGGCATCACCGGCGACGAGCAGGAGGCGCTCGTCCAGCTGGCCAGGGAGGCCCGCAAGCGTGGCTGGTGGCACGCCTACAACGAGGTCTTCACCGGCACGTTCGTCGGGCTCGAAGCCGACGCCAGCTCGCTGCGCGCGTTCCAGGCGCTGCTGGTGCCCGGCCTGCTGCAGACCGAGAGGTACGCCCGCGCGGTGATCCGGGCGCTGCGGCCGGACGCCGAGGACGCCGAGATCCGCCGCCGCGTCGCCGCCCGGATGGCGCGCCAGGAGCTGCTGTCCGACACCCCGCCGCCGGAGTACTGGGCGGTGATGGACGAAGCCGTCCTGCGCCGCGTCGTCGACGGCCCCGAGGTGATGGCCGAACAGCTCTACCGCATGCTCGCGATCGCCGAGAAGCCGAACGTGACCATCCAGGTCGTGCCGTTCGGGGCCGGCGCGCACCCGGGCATGGAGGGTCCCTTCCTGATCATGGGCTTCCCCGAGCAGGCCGACCCGGACGTCGTCTACGTCGACGACAGCACGTCCAGCGGCCTCTACCTGGAGGAACCCACAGACGTCCGGCGCTACGGGCTGATGTTCGACCATCTGCGCGCGGCCGCACTGAAGCCGGACGACTCGGTGGAGCTGATCGCCGAGGCAGCCGGGCGGTTCGCCGAACAGGCTGCCGCACCGGCTCCGGTGCACCATCTGGAACCGAGAACACAGTAA
- a CDS encoding DUF397 domain-containing protein — protein sequence MENEFSEALSGVRWRKSSHSGGGNDCVEVAFVAGGAALRDSKDPEGGAFRLPASGWRGLLAAVRPGGPVQD from the coding sequence ATGGAGAACGAGTTTTCGGAGGCACTGTCCGGGGTGCGGTGGCGCAAGAGCAGCCACAGCGGCGGCGGGAACGACTGCGTCGAGGTCGCGTTCGTCGCCGGCGGTGCCGCGCTGCGCGACTCGAAGGACCCCGAAGGTGGTGCTTTCCGCCTCCCCGCATCCGGTTGGCGGGGGCTGCTGGCCGCGGTGCGGCCCGGCGGCCCCGTGCAGGACTGA